The Streptomyces camelliae genome window below encodes:
- a CDS encoding carbohydrate ABC transporter permease, translating into MASDALTSRAGGRRLRSPRTGLTALAVVLSLISIFPVLWMVTSSFKTRVTVTDGNLIPKDFTFDNFVYVFTEVPFGRYLWNSFFVSAVITVVALFFHSMAAYALARLRFPGREKLFGAIFATLLVTAPVVLIPLFLVARELGLLNSYAGLIIPAVFNAFGVFLLRQFYLGLPRELEEAAIVDGCGHWRVYWNIVLPMSRPILSALAIFFFLANWNAFVWPLVATNDQSLTVVQLGIASFQNQYTSNWNYILAAATVAALPMLALFFVFQRQIVESIKTSGLK; encoded by the coding sequence ATGGCGAGTGACGCCCTGACGAGCCGGGCGGGCGGGCGCCGGCTTCGCTCCCCACGCACGGGACTCACGGCCCTGGCCGTCGTCCTGTCGCTGATCAGCATCTTCCCGGTGCTGTGGATGGTCACGTCGTCCTTCAAGACCCGGGTCACCGTCACCGACGGCAACCTGATCCCGAAGGACTTCACCTTCGACAACTTCGTCTACGTCTTCACCGAGGTGCCCTTCGGCCGCTACCTCTGGAACAGCTTCTTCGTCTCCGCGGTGATCACCGTGGTGGCGCTGTTCTTCCACTCCATGGCTGCCTACGCGCTCGCCCGGCTGCGCTTCCCAGGCCGCGAGAAGCTCTTCGGCGCGATCTTCGCCACCCTGCTGGTCACGGCCCCGGTCGTGCTGATCCCGCTGTTCCTGGTCGCTCGCGAGCTGGGCCTGCTGAACAGCTACGCCGGCCTGATCATCCCGGCCGTCTTCAACGCCTTCGGCGTCTTCCTGCTGCGCCAGTTCTACCTGGGGCTGCCCAGGGAACTGGAGGAGGCGGCGATCGTCGACGGCTGCGGCCACTGGCGGGTGTACTGGAACATCGTCCTGCCGATGTCCCGGCCCATCCTCTCGGCCCTGGCGATCTTCTTCTTCCTCGCCAACTGGAACGCCTTCGTCTGGCCGCTGGTCGCCACCAACGACCAGTCGCTGACGGTGGTTCAGCTCGGCATCGCCTCCTTCCAGAACCAGTACACCTCCAACTGGAACTACATCCTGGCGGCGGCCACGGTCGCGGCACTGCCCATGCTGGCGCTGTTCTTCGTGTTCCAGCGGCAGATCGTGGAGTCGATCAAGACGTCCGGGCTGAAGTAG
- a CDS encoding ABC transporter substrate-binding protein gives MLQHGTEAGFPATTSRRRLLTAAAGAGAALAATPLLTGCGTAQAKGGNLQFWNFYGPQRSPDPAINAQSKWFVDMVATWNRTHKQQIDLVYLPQPTYLNGFKLPSAFATGEGPDIFLLSPGDFLRYYNGGVLADLTPHMDQAAIDDYGSALDSRKVDGKVYALPMEIEPLAMFYAQDVWEKAGLSEADIPTTWEQMLDIGDKLRTKTRAGLVFETQPGYYQNFTWYPWMWQGGGDVMDHQGKVVFDSQATRQALALWQDAVRHGIAPRTVPAADDVIGGFKGGNVAMWQQGIWNVASFKAFAPKYRYGVFKLPVPPGGKYVTTLGGWSFCANAQGRNPEAAAEFCAWALGSMKDDSINRMVDWCVGAKSDVAPRASALERGAAKGGYDSEVMKKFKDEIFPGGRAEPRYPPVVYKAISDAIQGTMLAGRGVAGEAARAAQSIAAYTKSYKGASLI, from the coding sequence ATGCTCCAACACGGCACCGAAGCCGGGTTCCCGGCCACGACGTCACGCCGGCGCCTTCTCACCGCGGCGGCCGGCGCCGGCGCGGCCCTCGCCGCCACGCCCCTGCTCACCGGTTGCGGCACGGCACAGGCGAAGGGGGGCAACCTCCAGTTCTGGAACTTCTACGGCCCCCAGCGCTCACCCGACCCCGCGATCAACGCCCAGTCCAAGTGGTTCGTGGACATGGTCGCCACCTGGAACCGCACCCACAAGCAGCAGATCGACCTCGTCTATCTGCCCCAGCCCACCTACCTCAACGGCTTCAAGCTCCCGTCCGCCTTCGCCACCGGCGAGGGCCCGGACATCTTCCTGCTCTCGCCCGGTGACTTCCTGCGCTACTACAACGGCGGCGTCCTCGCCGACCTCACTCCGCACATGGACCAGGCCGCCATCGACGACTACGGCTCCGCACTCGACAGCCGCAAGGTCGACGGCAAGGTCTACGCCCTCCCCATGGAGATCGAGCCGCTGGCCATGTTCTACGCGCAGGACGTGTGGGAGAAGGCCGGCCTGTCCGAGGCCGACATCCCCACCACCTGGGAGCAGATGCTCGACATCGGCGACAAGCTGCGTACGAAGACCCGGGCGGGCCTCGTCTTCGAGACCCAGCCCGGCTACTACCAGAACTTCACCTGGTACCCGTGGATGTGGCAGGGCGGCGGCGACGTCATGGACCACCAGGGCAAGGTCGTCTTCGACTCCCAGGCCACCCGCCAGGCCCTCGCGCTGTGGCAGGACGCCGTGCGCCACGGCATCGCCCCGCGCACCGTACCCGCCGCCGACGACGTGATCGGCGGCTTCAAGGGCGGCAACGTCGCCATGTGGCAGCAGGGCATCTGGAACGTCGCCAGCTTCAAGGCATTCGCGCCCAAGTACCGCTACGGCGTCTTCAAGCTGCCGGTCCCGCCGGGCGGCAAGTACGTCACCACGCTCGGCGGTTGGTCCTTCTGCGCCAACGCCCAGGGCCGCAATCCCGAGGCCGCGGCCGAGTTCTGCGCCTGGGCGCTCGGTTCCATGAAGGACGACTCGATCAACCGGATGGTCGACTGGTGCGTCGGCGCCAAGTCCGACGTGGCGCCCCGCGCCAGCGCCCTGGAGCGGGGCGCCGCCAAGGGCGGCTACGACTCCGAGGTCATGAAGAAGTTCAAGGACGAGATCTTCCCCGGCGGACGCGCCGAGCCGCGCTATCCCCCGGTCGTCTACAAGGCGATCTCCGACGCCATCCAGGGCACCATGCTCGCCGGCCGCGGGGTGGCCGGCGAGGCGGCCAGAGCCGCCCAGTCCATAGCCGCATACACCAAGAGCTACAAGGGGGCGAGCCTGATATGA
- a CDS encoding FGGY-family carbohydrate kinase: MPRNAVIGVDIGTSSSKGVLVGLDGTLIRSAVREHTPSRPGPGRFEMDASVWWHEFTALTRELTGPDDTTVLAVGVSGMGPCVLLTDEHDTPLRPAILYGVDTRSVGQIRRIEERLGADEIIRRGGSALTTQAAGPKIAWVAEEEPELYARARRLYMPSSWLVRRLTGAYVLDHHSASQCTPLYDTLAGQWYGPWAAEVAPGIELPPLRWPGEAAGTVTAEAAAATGLTAGIPVATGTVDAWAEALSVGAQHTGDLMLMYGTTMFLIHTVPEPLTSPSLWGTVGALPGTRNLAGGMATSGAVTNWLRDLFAGGDHAELTRLAAESGPGAGGLLMLPYFSGERTPIMDPDARGVIAGLTLSHTRGDLYRAALEATGFGVRHNIEVIEEAGGDIRRVVAVGGGTQGDLWTQIVSDITGLPQELRTITIGAGYGGALLAAQLVGDADIDAWNPVRETVTPRADHRRRYDELYGLYRRLYRETSATVHALAPLQER; the protein is encoded by the coding sequence ATGCCTCGCAACGCAGTCATCGGTGTGGACATCGGCACATCGAGCAGCAAAGGGGTTCTCGTCGGTCTCGACGGCACCCTGATCCGCTCGGCCGTGCGGGAGCACACCCCCAGCAGGCCGGGCCCCGGCCGCTTCGAAATGGACGCCTCCGTGTGGTGGCACGAGTTCACCGCACTCACCCGTGAGCTGACCGGCCCCGACGACACGACCGTACTCGCCGTCGGGGTCAGCGGCATGGGCCCCTGCGTACTGCTCACCGACGAGCACGACACGCCGCTGCGCCCCGCGATCCTCTACGGCGTCGACACTCGCTCGGTCGGCCAGATCCGCCGCATCGAGGAACGGCTCGGCGCCGACGAGATCATCCGCAGGGGCGGCTCCGCGCTCACCACACAGGCCGCCGGGCCGAAGATCGCCTGGGTCGCCGAGGAGGAGCCGGAGCTGTACGCCCGCGCCCGCCGCCTCTACATGCCCAGTTCCTGGCTGGTCCGCAGACTCACCGGCGCCTATGTGCTGGACCACCACTCGGCCAGTCAGTGCACTCCGCTGTACGACACCCTCGCGGGCCAGTGGTACGGCCCCTGGGCGGCCGAGGTCGCGCCCGGCATCGAGCTGCCACCGCTGCGCTGGCCCGGCGAGGCGGCCGGCACCGTCACCGCCGAGGCCGCCGCCGCAACGGGTCTCACGGCCGGGATCCCCGTCGCCACCGGCACCGTCGACGCCTGGGCCGAGGCCCTCAGCGTGGGCGCGCAGCACACCGGTGACCTGATGCTCATGTACGGCACGACCATGTTCCTGATCCACACCGTGCCCGAGCCGCTCACCAGCCCGTCCCTGTGGGGCACGGTCGGCGCCCTGCCCGGCACCCGCAACCTGGCCGGCGGCATGGCCACCTCGGGGGCGGTCACCAACTGGCTGCGCGACCTGTTCGCCGGTGGGGACCACGCCGAACTGACCCGTCTGGCCGCCGAGTCGGGGCCCGGCGCGGGAGGGCTGCTGATGCTGCCGTACTTCTCCGGCGAACGCACTCCGATCATGGACCCGGACGCCCGTGGGGTGATCGCCGGACTCACGCTGTCCCACACCCGTGGCGACCTCTACCGGGCCGCGCTGGAGGCCACCGGGTTCGGGGTCCGCCACAACATCGAGGTCATCGAGGAGGCGGGCGGCGACATCCGCCGCGTGGTCGCCGTCGGCGGCGGCACCCAGGGCGACCTGTGGACACAGATCGTCTCCGACATCACCGGCCTCCCCCAGGAGCTGCGCACCATCACCATCGGCGCCGGCTACGGCGGCGCACTGCTTGCGGCGCAACTCGTCGGGGACGCCGACATCGACGCCTGGAACCCGGTGCGCGAGACGGTGACGCCGCGTGCGGACCACCGACGGCGGTACGACGAGCTGTACGGCCTGTACCGACGGCTGTACCGGGAGACTTCGGCGACCGTGCACGCCCTCGCCCCGCTGCAGGAGCGCTGA
- a CDS encoding glycoside hydrolase family 172 protein, producing MSRSISAENFTGAKGGGGQATEGTGAVAASRLGPGWKISPSIDIAAGETAVLADIEGSGTVRHLWCTTDPHTAWRGTLLRMYWEGEQTPAVEVPLGDFFCNGWNTFSQVSSVPVAANPNGGFNAYWPMPFRRRARITLENLTAEKVTLYYQVDYELDVVDDDASYFHAQWRRSHPVPYGEVHTLLDGVTGAGSYVGTYLAWAVNSPGWWGEGELKFYLDGDDAFPTICGTGTEDYFGGAWNFDVPGQGYTAYTTPYLGLNQILRPDGIYRSQQRFGMYRWHVLDPVRFSQDLRVTVQSLGIGPGQGNGLPHRYRHTSDDIASTSLFYLDAPSSASRPAPPDLLTLEVD from the coding sequence GTGAGCCGTTCCATCAGCGCCGAGAACTTCACCGGCGCCAAGGGAGGCGGTGGCCAGGCCACCGAGGGCACCGGAGCGGTCGCCGCGAGCAGGCTGGGGCCGGGCTGGAAGATCTCCCCGAGCATCGACATCGCCGCGGGGGAGACCGCGGTGCTCGCCGACATCGAGGGGTCAGGCACCGTCCGCCACCTGTGGTGCACCACCGACCCGCACACGGCCTGGCGCGGCACCCTGCTGCGGATGTACTGGGAGGGCGAACAGACGCCGGCCGTCGAGGTCCCGCTCGGCGACTTCTTCTGCAACGGCTGGAACACCTTCAGCCAGGTCTCGTCCGTGCCGGTCGCCGCCAACCCCAACGGCGGCTTCAACGCGTACTGGCCCATGCCGTTCCGCCGCCGCGCCCGCATCACCTTGGAGAACCTGACCGCCGAGAAGGTCACCCTGTACTACCAGGTCGACTACGAGCTGGACGTGGTCGACGACGACGCCTCCTACTTCCATGCCCAGTGGCGGCGCAGCCACCCGGTGCCGTACGGCGAGGTGCACACGCTGCTCGACGGGGTCACCGGCGCCGGCAGCTATGTGGGCACCTACCTCGCCTGGGCCGTCAACAGCCCGGGCTGGTGGGGGGAGGGCGAGCTGAAGTTCTACCTGGACGGCGACGACGCGTTCCCGACGATCTGCGGCACTGGCACCGAGGACTACTTCGGCGGCGCCTGGAACTTCGACGTTCCCGGGCAGGGGTACACCGCCTACACCACCCCCTACCTGGGCCTGAACCAGATCCTGCGCCCCGACGGGATTTACCGCAGCCAGCAGCGGTTCGGGATGTACCGCTGGCACGTCCTCGACCCCGTCCGCTTCTCCCAGGACCTGCGCGTCACCGTGCAGAGCCTCGGCATCGGCCCCGGCCAGGGCAACGGTCTGCCGCACCGCTACCGGCACACCAGCGACGACATCGCCAGCACCTCGCTGTTCTACCTGGACGCCCCCAGCTCCGCCTCCCGCCCCGCCCCGCCGGACCTGCTGACCCTCGAAGTCGACTGA
- a CDS encoding carbohydrate ABC transporter permease has translation MSSVAAQQRRRTAAPAQSPASADTPRLSRKHREWLAAGLFLAPDVLGLLVFVAIPMVLSIALSFFQVSGFGSYQWIGLGNYRRMMHDPLFWDSMRITGEYVVILVPVLFCVSLGLGLLVKQKLPGVGVYRTALFLPYVISLVVVGVLWKFLLDEQTGVVNRAMRAAGFDGESWLGSPSLALGCVIAVMVWVMMGYYMIIFLAGLQEIPKEFYEAAKLDGAGPWTTFRTITWPLLRPTSFFVLLMSTVAAITGGLDLIFVLTNGGPANGTSLAIFYIYQQAFGFGEFGYASAMGSFLVLIMVVISAVIFKFTRGGRFDDGE, from the coding sequence ATGAGCAGCGTCGCCGCACAACAGCGCCGGCGGACCGCCGCCCCGGCACAGTCACCCGCCTCCGCGGACACACCGAGACTCAGCCGCAAGCACCGCGAATGGCTGGCCGCGGGCCTGTTCCTCGCCCCCGACGTCCTCGGGCTCCTCGTCTTCGTCGCGATCCCGATGGTGCTCTCCATCGCCCTGAGCTTCTTCCAGGTCAGCGGCTTCGGCTCGTACCAGTGGATCGGGCTCGGCAACTACCGGCGGATGATGCACGACCCGCTGTTCTGGGACTCGATGAGGATCACCGGCGAGTACGTGGTGATCCTCGTGCCCGTCCTGTTCTGCGTGAGCCTCGGCCTCGGCCTGCTGGTGAAGCAGAAGCTGCCCGGCGTCGGCGTCTACCGCACCGCGCTCTTCCTGCCGTATGTGATCAGCCTCGTGGTGGTCGGCGTGCTGTGGAAGTTCCTGCTCGACGAGCAGACGGGCGTGGTCAACCGGGCCATGCGCGCGGCCGGCTTCGACGGCGAGTCCTGGCTCGGCAGCCCCTCCCTGGCCCTCGGCTGCGTCATCGCCGTCATGGTGTGGGTGATGATGGGCTACTACATGATCATCTTCCTGGCGGGGCTCCAGGAGATCCCCAAGGAGTTCTACGAGGCCGCGAAGCTGGACGGCGCGGGCCCGTGGACCACCTTCCGCACCATCACCTGGCCGCTGCTGCGCCCGACCAGCTTCTTCGTCCTGCTGATGTCGACGGTCGCCGCCATCACCGGCGGACTCGACCTGATCTTCGTCCTGACCAACGGCGGCCCCGCCAACGGCACGTCGCTGGCGATCTTCTACATCTACCAGCAGGCCTTCGGATTCGGCGAGTTCGGCTACGCGTCGGCCATGGGCTCGTTCCTGGTGCTGATCATGGTCGTGATCTCCGCCGTGATCTTCAAGTTCACGAGAGGCGGGAGGTTCGACGATGGCGAGTGA